The Mauremys reevesii isolate NIE-2019 linkage group 13, ASM1616193v1, whole genome shotgun sequence genome contains a region encoding:
- the TTC5 gene encoding tetratricopeptide repeat protein 5, which produces MAEEGGEGNHQALQRLQELVDGLYYFRDHYFESHGVEDAGRKQQDVLEEMEKTLQQMGEIDGCSQGRAWALMLKGKALNVTPDYNPKAEELLAKAVKLDPELVEAWNQLGEAYWKKGDITAAHTCFSGALGHRKNKVSLQNLSMVLRQLRAESTEQHAQNVMDSVRQAKLAVQMDVRDGRSWYILGNAYLSLFFNTGQNPSISQQALSAYAQAEKVDPTASCNPDLHLNRATLHKYEENYMEALEGFSRAATLDPAWPEPQQRQQQLLDFLERLTSLLENKGKVKVKKLQSMLGSLRPSHLGPCGDGRYQGSSGQKVALEHRLLSALQPGVNTGAVVLGRVVFSLTTDEKVPFTFGLVDSKGPCFAVTVYNMVQSWGVLIGDSVAIPEPHLRHHHVQHQGKSFSFPGIRVETPLLLVVNGKTQGPGTQAAATVAYRVQSE; this is translated from the exons ATGGCcgaggagggaggagaaggaaacCACCAGGCCTTGCAAAGGCTGCAG GAATTGGTCGATGGCCTGTACTATTTCCGGGATCACTACTTCGAAAGCCACGGCGTGGAGGATGCGGGgagaaagcagcaggacgtgcTGGAGGAAATGGAGAAAACGCTACAGCAGATGGGCGAGATAGATG GCTGCTCCCAAGGCCGGGCCTGGGCGCTGATGCTGAAGGGGAAGGCTCTGAACGTTACACCCGACTACAACCCaaaggctgaggagctgctggCCAAGGCTGTGAAGCTGGACCCGGAGCTGGTGGAGGCCTGGAACCAGCTGGGCGAGGCCTACTGGAAAAAGGGCGACATCACAGCAGCCCACACCTGCTTCTCTGGGGCCCTGGGGCAT CGGAAGAACAAAGTCTCGCTGCAGAATCTGTCCATGGTGCTGCGGCAGCTGCGAGCCGAGAGTACAGAGCAGCACGCCCAGAATGTCATGGACAGTGTCCGGCAGGCTAAGCTGGCTGTCCAGATGGACGTGCGGGATGGCCGCTCGTGGT ACATCCTGGGAAATGCCTACCTCTCGCTGTTCTTCAACACAGGCCAGAACCCCAGTATCTCCCAGCAGGCCCTAAGTGCCTATGCCCAGGCG GAAAAGGTGGATCCTACAGCATCCTGTAACCCTGACCTGCACCTCAACAGAGCTACG CTGCATAAATATGAGGAGAATTACATGGAGGCCCTGGAGGGGTTTTCCCGTGCGGCAACCCTTGACCCAGCCTGGCCCGAACCCCAGCAGCGCCAGCAGCAGCTTCTGGATTTCCTGGAGCGACTCACCAGCCTCCTGGAGAACAAG GGCAAAGTGAAGGTTAAGAAGctgcagagcatgctgggaagcCTGCGCCCATCCCACCTGGGCCCCTGTGGGGATGGGCGGTACCAGGGGTCCTCAGGCCAGAAGGTGGCACTGGAGCATCGGCTCCTGAGCGCCTTGCAGCCGGGTGTGAACACGGGGGCTGTAGTGCTGGGCAGGGTGGTCTTCAGCCTCACCACGGACGAGAAGGTGCCCTT CACGTTTGGCCTGGTTGACTCCAAGGGCCCCTGTTTTGCGGTCACTGTCTATAACATGGTCCAGAGCTGGGGTGTGCTCATCGGCGACTCAGTGGCCATCCCTGAGCCACACCTCCGGCATCACCACGTCCAGCACCAGGGCAAG agcttctccttccctgggatCCGTGTGGAGACCCCACTCCTGCTGGTGGTGAATGGCAAGACGCAGGGACCTGGCACCCAGGCGGCAGCTACTGTGGCATACCGAGTGCAGAGCGAATGA